Proteins encoded in a region of the Megalops cyprinoides isolate fMegCyp1 chromosome 3, fMegCyp1.pri, whole genome shotgun sequence genome:
- the LOC118775777 gene encoding nuclear fragile X mental retardation-interacting protein 2-like isoform X2, whose translation MEDRPREQAGEKRYHHEEEKSPSRPKSSLKNDQSQCQYQHQETQTKKTGNGKINGSTAEGEKVLSSNDLACVHHPTNGNGGRPLLDTNIKLKQPGKALSALSSRGRGSYHYKNSMDSKNDKPSDFSPHKGKPLDKKESVSHLNGVVSLSSGYIANGYPGKPAADNDGSGSESGYATPKKRKARSSSIKGAENVSGPQEKAMQQGSAAPPQQDRDPSNPDPTEKAVSSRLDDSRLAARADACAGAGWAGEPQSKNHDGKATGSSGKKFEDKPGKAKSVATVTAKEDSWTLFKPPPVFPVDNSSAKIVPKISYASKVKENLNKAAQVGGEALPSQEPGRPSLVPMSALKTITSASFTNGPVSGEGNGCLSAGPLLTTAASTVLLACPLPGGENVASSHNDSSITTTPVAATGETRKPSLFVYPLTPCNMQPALPSARQVDPPPAPTNQKALGDIFQNQWGLSFINEPNAGPEGGAGPSPGEGRAAEATVQGEGPPAGAPQVSDASPPVREHPPFPAAYEADKRTSPLAVSSVLKACPAVASAGGGGTQAQLPGQDTAKGEAGGLGAIVFASSKDPGADPPQASQANPVLALVKEQSPSKGYDRRCSWGSFDLKAAVIYHTKEIEYILNLQKQDPKRVVIYDETRDGPNQ comes from the exons ATGGAGGATCGGCCTAGGGAACAGGCAGGCGAGAAACGCTATCACCATGAAGAGGAGAAGAGCCCGAGTCGACCAAAATCATCgctgaaaaatgatcaaagtCAGTGCCAGTACCAGCACCAGGAAACGCAGACGAAGAAAACAG GcaatgggaaaataaatggcAGCACCGCTGAGGGAGAGAAGGTACTGTCCTCAAATGATCTGGCCTGCGTCCATCACCCCACGAACGGCAATGGCGGCAGACCCCTACTAGACACtaacataaaactgaaacagcCAGGAAAGGCCCTTAGCGCGCTCTCGAGTAGAGGCAGAGGCAGCTACCATTACAAAAACAGTATGGACAGCAAGAATGACAAGCCCTCGGATTTTTCACCTCATAAGGGCAAGCCTTTGGATAAGAAGGAATCCGTTTCACATCTGAACGGGGTCGTGTCTCTCAGCAGCGGCTACATAGCCAACGGTTACCCTGGCAAGCCCGCCGCAGACAACGATGGCAGCGGCTCCGAGAGCGGGTACGCCACTCCCAAGAAGCGCAAAGCCAGGAGCAGCAGCATCAAGGGCGCGGAAAATGTGAGCGGGCCGCAGGAGAAGGCCATGCAGCAGGGAAGCGCGGCGCCTCCCCAGCAAGACAGGGATCCTTCCAACCCGGACCCAACCGAGAAAGCAGTGAGCTCCCGCCTGGATGACAGCAGGCTCGCCGCTCGAGCAGACGCCTGCGCCGGGGCCGGGTGGGCAGGCGAACCACAGAGCAAAAACCATGACGGCAAGGCCACCGGCTCCTCAGGTAAAAAGTTTGAGGACAAGCCGGGAAAGGCCAAGTCTGTCGCTACGGTGACCGCAAAAGAGGACTCATGGACTTTATTCAAGCCTCCTCCTGTCTTTCCTGTGGACAACAGTAGTGCTAAAATTGTGCCCAAGATCAGTTATGCAAGTAAAGTCAAGGAGAACCTCAATAAAGCAGCCCAGGTCGGAGGGGAGGCCCTTCCATCTCAGGAGCCCGGAAGACCATCTCTGGTTCCCATGTCTGCTTTGAAAACGATCACTTCAGCTAGCTTTACTAACGGCCCTGTTTCTGGAGAGGGGAATGGCTGCCTCTCAGCTGGGCCCCTCTTAACCACTGCTGCTAGTACTGTACTGCTCGCCTGTCCTCTCCCAGGGGGCGAGAATGTAGCATCCTCTCACAATGACAGTAGCATTACTACAACTCCCGTGGCAGCCACCGGCGAAACACGAAAGCCTAGCCTTTTTGTTTACCCCCTGACCCCTTGTAATATGCAACCCGCGCTCCCCAGCGCCCGCCAAGTGGACCCGCCTCCAGCTCCGACAAATCAGAAAGCCCTGGGGGACATCTTCCAGAACCAGTGGGGCCTGTCCTTCATCAACGAGCCTAACGCGGGCCCAGAGGGGGGAGCCGGGCCTTCGCCTGGGGAGGGCAGGGCAGCGGAGGCGACGGTTCAGGGGGAGGGCCCCCCCGCTGGCGCCCCGCAGGTCTCTGACGCCTCCCCGCCAGTACGGGAACACCCCCCCTTCCCAGCGGCTTATGAGGCAGACAAACGGACTAGCCCCCTAGCCGTCAGCAGTGTTTTAAAAGCGTGCCCCGCTGTGGCGTCGGCCGGCGGGGGCGGCACACAGGCCCAGCTCCCGGGACAGGACACGGCTAAGGGTGAGGCTGGGGGTCTTGGTGCAATAGTGTTTGCTTCTTCTAAGGACCCCGGTGCTGATCCCCCTCAGGCCTCCCAGGCTAACCCTGTGCTGGCTCTGGTCAAAGAGCAGAGCCCCTCCAAGGGCTACGACAGAAGGTGTAGCTGGGGGTCTTTTGATCTAAAAGCTGCTGTAATTTATCACACTAAAG aaattgaatatattttgaatttgcaAAAACAAG aTCCAAAAAGGGTAGTCATTTATGATGAGACTAGGGATGGGCCCAATCAGTGA
- the LOC118775777 gene encoding nuclear fragile X mental retardation-interacting protein 2-like isoform X1, which produces MEDRPREQAGEKRYHHEEEKSPSRPKSSLKNDQSQCQYQHQETQTKKTGNGKINGSTAEGEKVLSSNDLACVHHPTNGNGGRPLLDTNIKLKQPGKALSALSSRGRGSYHYKNSMDSKNDKPSDFSPHKGKPLDKKESVSHLNGVVSLSSGYIANGYPGKPAADNDGSGSESGYATPKKRKARSSSIKGAENVSGPQEKAMQQGSAAPPQQDRDPSNPDPTEKAVSSRLDDSRLAARADACAGAGWAGEPQSKNHDGKATGSSGKKFEDKPGKAKSVATVTAKEDSWTLFKPPPVFPVDNSSAKIVPKISYASKVKENLNKAAQVGGEALPSQEPGRPSLVPMSALKTITSASFTNGPVSGEGNGCLSAGPLLTTAASTVLLACPLPGGENVASSHNDSSITTTPVAATGETRKPSLFVYPLTPCNMQPALPSARQVDPPPAPTNQKALGDIFQNQWGLSFINEPNAGPEGGAGPSPGEGRAAEATVQGEGPPAGAPQVSDASPPVREHPPFPAAYEADKRTSPLAVSSVLKACPAVASAGGGGTQAQLPGQDTAKGEAGGLGAIVFASSKDPGADPPQASQANPVLALVKEQSPSKGYDRRCSWGSFDLKAAVIYHTKEIEYILNLQKQGKLSCFLIDIIVYFWGVCSMRGPDITVLTH; this is translated from the exons ATGGAGGATCGGCCTAGGGAACAGGCAGGCGAGAAACGCTATCACCATGAAGAGGAGAAGAGCCCGAGTCGACCAAAATCATCgctgaaaaatgatcaaagtCAGTGCCAGTACCAGCACCAGGAAACGCAGACGAAGAAAACAG GcaatgggaaaataaatggcAGCACCGCTGAGGGAGAGAAGGTACTGTCCTCAAATGATCTGGCCTGCGTCCATCACCCCACGAACGGCAATGGCGGCAGACCCCTACTAGACACtaacataaaactgaaacagcCAGGAAAGGCCCTTAGCGCGCTCTCGAGTAGAGGCAGAGGCAGCTACCATTACAAAAACAGTATGGACAGCAAGAATGACAAGCCCTCGGATTTTTCACCTCATAAGGGCAAGCCTTTGGATAAGAAGGAATCCGTTTCACATCTGAACGGGGTCGTGTCTCTCAGCAGCGGCTACATAGCCAACGGTTACCCTGGCAAGCCCGCCGCAGACAACGATGGCAGCGGCTCCGAGAGCGGGTACGCCACTCCCAAGAAGCGCAAAGCCAGGAGCAGCAGCATCAAGGGCGCGGAAAATGTGAGCGGGCCGCAGGAGAAGGCCATGCAGCAGGGAAGCGCGGCGCCTCCCCAGCAAGACAGGGATCCTTCCAACCCGGACCCAACCGAGAAAGCAGTGAGCTCCCGCCTGGATGACAGCAGGCTCGCCGCTCGAGCAGACGCCTGCGCCGGGGCCGGGTGGGCAGGCGAACCACAGAGCAAAAACCATGACGGCAAGGCCACCGGCTCCTCAGGTAAAAAGTTTGAGGACAAGCCGGGAAAGGCCAAGTCTGTCGCTACGGTGACCGCAAAAGAGGACTCATGGACTTTATTCAAGCCTCCTCCTGTCTTTCCTGTGGACAACAGTAGTGCTAAAATTGTGCCCAAGATCAGTTATGCAAGTAAAGTCAAGGAGAACCTCAATAAAGCAGCCCAGGTCGGAGGGGAGGCCCTTCCATCTCAGGAGCCCGGAAGACCATCTCTGGTTCCCATGTCTGCTTTGAAAACGATCACTTCAGCTAGCTTTACTAACGGCCCTGTTTCTGGAGAGGGGAATGGCTGCCTCTCAGCTGGGCCCCTCTTAACCACTGCTGCTAGTACTGTACTGCTCGCCTGTCCTCTCCCAGGGGGCGAGAATGTAGCATCCTCTCACAATGACAGTAGCATTACTACAACTCCCGTGGCAGCCACCGGCGAAACACGAAAGCCTAGCCTTTTTGTTTACCCCCTGACCCCTTGTAATATGCAACCCGCGCTCCCCAGCGCCCGCCAAGTGGACCCGCCTCCAGCTCCGACAAATCAGAAAGCCCTGGGGGACATCTTCCAGAACCAGTGGGGCCTGTCCTTCATCAACGAGCCTAACGCGGGCCCAGAGGGGGGAGCCGGGCCTTCGCCTGGGGAGGGCAGGGCAGCGGAGGCGACGGTTCAGGGGGAGGGCCCCCCCGCTGGCGCCCCGCAGGTCTCTGACGCCTCCCCGCCAGTACGGGAACACCCCCCCTTCCCAGCGGCTTATGAGGCAGACAAACGGACTAGCCCCCTAGCCGTCAGCAGTGTTTTAAAAGCGTGCCCCGCTGTGGCGTCGGCCGGCGGGGGCGGCACACAGGCCCAGCTCCCGGGACAGGACACGGCTAAGGGTGAGGCTGGGGGTCTTGGTGCAATAGTGTTTGCTTCTTCTAAGGACCCCGGTGCTGATCCCCCTCAGGCCTCCCAGGCTAACCCTGTGCTGGCTCTGGTCAAAGAGCAGAGCCCCTCCAAGGGCTACGACAGAAGGTGTAGCTGGGGGTCTTTTGATCTAAAAGCTGCTGTAATTTATCACACTAAAG aaattgaatatattttgaatttgcaAAAACAAGGTAAGTTAAGTTGCTTTTTAATTGATATTATTGTGTATTTCTGGGGAGTTTGTTCTATGAGAGGGCCAGACATTACTGTGTTAACACACTAA
- the bhlha9 gene encoding class A basic helix-loop-helix protein 9: MTSRSSFTESELSEEEREGGPPGRDGRDASGGAREPLLDSEGSASCPSESDEGKAKKRSRPVRSKARRVAANVRERKRILDYNQAFNALRLALRHDLGGKRLSKIATLQRAINRISSLSVYLRSNPAAAACGPCSHCECRQQAGEMGAGLGREGAFQEAPESYLHQQLPYPSRAHTRMHAHTLPSEEQHYTDIPGHAAPSCPPSPHYSCYSPETQLCMSQGRYGSIQEDLHSPSHYRSRGSAGTAYQFGPWAPFDQTHMDTFTDTSPTMPFSWQLSHLLGTGHHQSLTTH; this comes from the coding sequence ATGACCAGCCGATCCAGCTTCACCGAATCCGAGCTCTCTGAagaggagcgggaggggggTCCGCCAGGCCGGGACGGGCGCGACGCCTCCGGAGGGGCCCGGGAGCCCCTCCTAGACAGCGAGGGCTCTGCCAGCTGCCCCAGTGAAAGCGACGAGGGCAAGGCCAAGAAGAGGAGCCGGCCGGTGCGCTCCAAAGCCCGGCGGGTGGCGGCCAACGTGCGCGAGAGGAAGCGCATTCTGGACTACAACCAGGCCTTCAACGCCCTGCGCCTGGCACTCCGGCACGACCTCGGAGGGAAGCGCCTGTCCAAAATCGCCACGCTGCAGCGTGCCATCAACCGCATCTCCTCGCTGTCCGTCTACCTGCGCTCCAaccccgccgccgccgcctgTGGGCCCTGCTCCCACTGCGAGTGCCGCCAGCAGGCGGGGGAGATGGGCGCAGGGCTGGGGAGGGAAGGGGCGTTTCAGGAGGCTCCGGAGAGCTACCTGCACCAGCAGCTGCCCTATCCCAGCCGGGCTCACActcgcatgcacgcacacacactaccctCCGAAGAACAGCACTACACAGATATCCCGGGGCACGCGGCCCCTTCCTGCCCGCCCTCTCCTCACTACTCCTGCTACTCCCCTGAGACACAGCTCTGCATGTCCCAGGGACGCTACGGGAGCATCCAGGAGGACCTGCACAGCCCGTCCCACTACCGCAGCAGAGGCAGCGCCGGGACCGCCTACCAGTTTGGTCCATGGGCCCCTTTCGATCAGACCCACATGGACACGTTTACAGACAcatctcccacaatgcccttCTCTTGGCAGCTCAGTCACCTCCTGGGGACCGGCCACCATCAGTCCctgaccacacactga